Within Desmodus rotundus isolate HL8 chromosome 6, HLdesRot8A.1, whole genome shotgun sequence, the genomic segment AACCCCAGCACTTCCTCTGCATTGGGCAGCCAACCTTGTCTCCAGGCCTCGGTTCCTCCCTTCCGCAGAGTGGGGCTGGCCACACTTAGCCTGCCCAGGCTGACTGCAGGTGGTGTGAGAAAAAGCAGGCAGAGCTCGGCTGCCCGTTTGCCTAGACGGGGGTGGGCTGCAAGGGTCTTCTCTGTGTGTGAAATCCCTGTAACTAAACTTAGCAGAGTGCACTGTGGAGACCACCACATGTGGTTGGGTTGTTTGGGCATATTTAGTACCTTCAGAGAACGGTGCATATCCTTCAGAACAAAGCCCCAAAGGCAAATTCCGCATGTGCTTAGCCTCACTGAGCTTAtgtaattctttcttttaaagatctaGCCGGAAGTTTAATATTAAAGTagcttatttttacttaaaattcacCTTTAACACTTCTAattcatttctgttttgcttcCCAGTTAATATACCTGGGTCATGGGTAATAGGGACTTAATGTGGATATGGAATCTGGTTTTATTACAGAATATTCTTATGTTTCAAATAAGGGAGAGGAAGGCCCCTCACCGATGTGGGCAGTCTACAGGGgtgggcaacagtaggtttacagttataacaCAAATAATGCACTAACTAATGAATAATAGCACAATAATAAACTCATATGcgcacaattgtaaacctacttctgccctcCCCGTACTGAGTAAACGGGCTGTGTCCCAGTGTTATTTTATCCTCGACATCCTTTCCAGCTTCTCTGGAGACCAAcagtcaaagagaaaaaaatttagaaacaggAGTTTGAAAACAGTGTCCTACAAAGAACACAGCTGAGTGGTACCCCGGTCAGTGGCGTTCCACTGTGAGGGCTCCTCAGTCATCTCTGAGGGAGGGTGCTGCTGAGGGCATCTGGAGGTCAGCCTGAGTTGTCAGCCCCAGGggtagggaagaaggaagagggttgggaaggagaggggaaggaagacaaGTAAATTCACAAACCCTGGCTTATATCATCCAATGACCTGGTGAAGGTCATTGACCTTGGGAAAACAAAGGCTTAGAGAAGAGTAAATGCAGAGCCAGCATTCAAACTTAGGTCTGTTGCCAAAGTCTGGAAGGAATTACTTTTCTGTGGGATCACTGGGCAAGATCAGGAAGTGAGATTCTAAGGAATTCCCAGTCCCACTTTCCTAAACTCCCTACACATGGTTACATTACTTTTGTTTAGATAGACCCTTGACCTTGGGGAGAAGTGTATCCTGAAACTTGTACAAATACTtccacagagagcagagcagcccCTCGGAGACAGGGAGGCTGGGGTGTCTGTCGAATTTGCCGTCTCTGGCTCAGAGAAGCAATCCCCCACACCCCGCTTCTGAACACAAATGTACTCACTCATTTGGTCTGTCCTACAATTTGTGCAAAATGGTCTCACTTAAACAGAGTAACCATAGTAAACCAACATCACAATAAACTAAGTCCAGTACTTCTTTGCAATTCTTTCATACTCAGGGGAAAACCTCCCTAAAGATAACTCAAAATTCACgtgaatatttttttgtttaaaccaacaaagggaaaaacttaaaatggaacactgatttttttcttatggaaaGCTTGAAAACCAGAGAGAACAATGGACCTTTTGGAAACAGAGTTCCCACAAGTTCCCCTTGGCCTTTGACCTGTATCCCAGTAGAGTTAGCAAGTCTGTGCCCACACCCTGCCTAGTGAAATTGGACTTCATTGTTTTAAATCATAACAAATAAAAAGCAGTTCAGTTCAACTGGCTTTTTACCTCTTGCAGAGCATCTACGGAGTTCAGTAATTGATCGAAAAGACTTAATCATCAAAAGGGTTAAGCCCAAGCCCCAGCAGTGCGATGACATCACAGTGGTGGACGTGGAGAGGCAGATCGAGGCCTTCCGCAGCCGCCTGGTCCAGATGCTGGGGGAGCCGCTGGTCCCCCAGCTGCAAGACAAAGTGCACTTGTTGAAGCTCCTGCTCTTCTATGCCGCAGACTTGAACCCAGACGCAGAGCCCGCCCCCGAGCCCTGGAGCACCCCCTGAGGTCCTGCTGCACACTGAGCACCAAGAATACCTCCTGAACTCTCTCCAACTACTGGAAGTTCTGACAGTACGGAAAGTAGCTAAGTCTTAGAGGACCAAACCCATCTTATTTATCTGTAGGTTACAACTTTCTAACTCTTTAGTAAATACTTTTTGATAATCCTATCCTAGCCTATTCTCGAATATGGCTTAAATATATaaggtgtatatattttttgataacTTATTTATCtatactttttgaaacaggtaaTACTATATGCACTTATATGTTTAACATTTCCATTCAAGATGTGAAACAAGTTCCTCTGAACAAATCCTAGACATCCATGTTATGTTACCCACGGTACTGACGACCTGTTTCAAAAGAGAAGGATGTATTCGTTTCTCCCCAATGGAACACAACCATCAACATTAATTGCACATAGATGTGACTTTGTGGCCGGCCTATTAAGATCTCATGTAATGAGGCAGAAGATGGGAGGTTAGAAACAAGAGGAGGAGTGtgttacaaaaatttttaaaggacacaATAAAAAGGCAATGGTTTTTCAAAATACCAAGTTTCCTGCTTAGGTTCCATGACTGAGTAGACAGAATGCAGTAATCACGCCTAACAGGACAAAGAAAACAGTTCTCCACATTTGAGAATGCAGTACAGATTTTTATTGTCAAAACAAGAGATCCGAGTATAACAgaacacaaataaattaattGTTCTCATCACTGGAGACTCCAGGGCCTCTCTCTGGAAAGGTCAGTGCAGCGGCCCCTCGGACATGCTCCTTCCAGAGCAGGAACGGCAGGGATTTGAGACGGTGTTCAGCACCAAGACCGCACGCGTCCTCAgcgaggagagagagagagacgaacAGGTGCTCCCCTGGCTCCTTTCCTCAGGAAGCCCTGTGTTTACACGGGAATGGGCTCATTTGGGGGAAATGATTGCATATAGAAAATTCTTCATCCTTCCACCTATTGGCAAAAGTTGCAGGCCCTGGTGATCCTCGTTTTCCGTGAATGTCCGGGCTGTAATCGACGTACAGTTACTACcacctttacttttaaaaagcttaacATCCATTTACACCAAAACGGTAGGCTGAATTTTCTCCTTAGAAAGTTTTCCACCAAACTGGAGTTAACTTAACCTCACTGTGAAGTGCAAGAAAGGACATGAGAGAGAAGCGCTGCCCAGCACAGCTGCCCGGCACAGCTGCCCCGGAGGCCCCACCGTTGGGAAATGGCCGAGAGCGAGGGCTGCCGTCTCCAGGCAGGAGGGTCCCTGCCCCGCCTGCTTTTCTTCGAGCCCGGACCTCAGACACACCGTAGGTCCCTTCACCGACAGGGCTGGGGCACACTGGGCAGTGAGCGCCTCTCTGCCACAGCCTGTCGGTGCGCGCGCTGCCCGTGCTGAAGGAGCAACGCGAACCTTCTACCTGGGAAGCGACGGTCAGGTTCTCGTCTAGGCCAAACGCTGCAAACACCGGAGGTGAGGCCCCACACGTGGCTGCTGAGATTCCTAGTCTAACTTTAAATTAAAGCAACACGATGGCTTCTTCCACACAAGGACAGGCTTTACACTAACGTTGCTCAAAAACCAATTCTGTCTCTACTTCTAGCCTCAGTTTAAggggtttaaaagaaaaaaccaaaaaacccaaaccttTCCTATGTCGGAGACAAAGTAACAGCGGAGAGGGTGCTGGACACCCTCTATCCAGAGTCACTGGAAGCGAAAGCTCTAGAAGCCGGTGGGTGTGAGCACATTCAAGTCCCGGGGTTTGAGATTATGGGTACGTGGCAGTTGTTTCTTCCCTTCGACCACTGGGATGTCCATCCTGGGCGGCTTACAGGCTGCTGGGTCCTCGGCCATCCGGGCGGCCTGCGTGCGGATCAGCTCCATTGGGGAAGGTTTCTGGGCCCCTCTGTAGGGCTGGGCGGCCAAACCTGCTACAGGAGTAAACCAGAGCAAAGGATTTCAGAATCAGGGACAGCTCCCCGTACACTCGGGGAAATGCCTGCCACGCTGCCTTCCCTTTCGAGGGAGCTGCCTTACCCGAATCAGACTTCTGGAGGGGTCTTGGTCCAAAGAGGCTCCATTTATCGGCCGAGTTTCTGTCTTTATCCCTGCTTCCAGAATCCATGGTGCTAAGATTTGGGCCGGGTAAGGCTGTGGAAGAGCCAGAAGAGAACCAGCCTCTggcagagaaagaacaaaacgGCCTCATATaccctcttcctgcccctccgGGAAGTGCCTCGCATGCAAAGCCAAGGAACCGTCATTGCCCCCTTCTTGCTCTGGAACCACATGCTTAAGCCCCAATTTTACGTGCACACTGCTGCTTGGGAGGGTCGCCGGGAGGGTTGTAAGAAGGGCTCACCTAGGCTTCTGCTTAGGGGAAGAGTGGGGGGTGCTGCTGGGGGTGGACTGGGCTGAGGCCGGCTTCTCTTCTCTCGTTCTCTCTCCACTCTGTAGTTTCAGCTTCTGTTCAGATGGGTAAGAAGAGAGACTTCAGCTAAGTTTGGGTAGAGACAACCTGGTCCACACCAACTTCCACaggcaaaaggaaaacattaacagGTAGAATAATTCTGGATTACAGAATAATCAAATCAAAGGATACATATTCCTTTCATCTTGCCATACTAAATAGAactccatctttaaaaaaaatgtactaaTTCTACAACACATCTTAAACATTTCTGCCCTAAACACCGCACTAGACCTTTTAATTGTTCTCACCTCAGCCAGCCAGTAAGCGGAAAAGCCAGAACTCAAGCTGCAAGCCTCCTGGGCCTTCTAAGTATGGCCTTGAACTCTCCTCTTGccacctctcctgccccaggCAACCCGCCACTGCCAGCCTCTGGAAGCCACAGCTCTGGAGGGCATGCTACCCCCTGCAGCTGCCCACTCCCTCAGTGAAGCCTGCCCCATTCCGTCCCTTTCCCTGCCACAACCAGTCACGCAGGGTTCCCTCCACATTGTAAACATACCTCTAACACAGATGGGCATCTGCTGGGGGAGAGACCAATCTACTTGCCAGCTCTTCCAGAGCGCGGCTCCCTGGCCGTCTCTATGCTCCATGCCCAGTGCAACAATGCCGAGCCCAAGCCACATTCCAGACAAATGACCCTGACCGAGTCTTCCCAAACACTCCCCTTGTCAATTCACGGAAGCTGGCGTTTCAGTCAGCCTCCTGTTCTGCTCCTGTGGCCAAGGGGCAGAAGATGGCCCAGCATCGATCCTACCACTATTCAGGGTGAGCTGCTCACCCGGAACTCTGACCGACACCTGTCCTGGGAAGGTCTCAGTGTCACAGGCCAACAGTGCCCCTCTCTGGAAGCATCTGTCCTGTCTGACAGCTTAACCCAGCTGCCAGCCCAACCCTGGTCCCCCACAGCAGTGATTTTTGCTCTCAGCGTGCCAACATCACCTGAGATGCTCGTTACAAAATGCCACAGTCCCCGAGGTCTGGTTCCCCTCCCCACAGGCCACCAGAGCCACACTGTTCTTCCTTCCACACACAGTGTCTCGTGATCCTCCTCTGAGCCCCCTCACGAGTCAGGTTCTCAGACAACCTTGGAACACGGGGAAAGTACCACCAGGAACTGGGGCATCAGGAGACCTGAGCTCAGGTGCTGTGGCTGGTTAAATACATGACCTTGGGCCTCAGCCTCTTCATTTACAGAACATGGAGAACAGTTCCGACCTCAAAGGAGCAACACACCGATCAAGCGACTGCAAGTGCCTCAGAAGCCGCAAAGCGCTGCTGGGCCTAAAGCGGCATTCGCTGAACTAAAGTCATCTGAAATGATTCTATTCGTCCAACTGTTCGGGCATTATCAACCTTACCAAAAATTAGTCTCATTCATtccaattttagaaatgaaagagcacCAACATTCCAATTCTACAttagcttttaattaaaaaaaaaaaattaaacctagagCATGACCTTCCTTTCCAGCTACTGTGTCGCCTCTGTGGAGGCTGCCCGAGCCTCTTGTCCCTCATTGTCACTCATTCCGGTGTGCCAAGGGACCCACCGCGGCCTCACTGTTGGTGACGCGCTCACACAGACCACACGGAGAGCGCAGGGCCCCTGCCACCGTCCAGACCAGATGCCCGCCCTCGACGGTGAGGAGAGCCTGCAGGGGCAAGAGCTGGGGACCTTGCCGCCACAGGGGTCCTCACGCAGTTCGAAATGCCTCgccctcctctcttcccatcaCTCCccgaagccccccccccccccgcctagCTGAGCTGGTAACTTCTAAACCACAGCCACACCTCCAGCCCTGAGTGATGAGGGCGTGGTACTTTTTCAAAGTCCCTGAGCAAGGAGCTTACGTGGAGTGCTTCTGCCCCTCGCAGGTACTTGGTCTCCTCGGCGGTAAGGCCCTTGTGGGGCGTGTAGCCAGCGTCTCTCAGCCCTGCCTGTTGCTCAAAACGCTGAATGCTCTCCTGGGTCTgttctggggacagaggagaTGACAGTCATGCCCATGCCCCCTCCCATCACAAACTGGCGACGACACAGACACCCGCTGTTCTCCCCAGGAGCAAGAGACCACAGTGGCTACAGGAGGATGGCCTCCCCGGAGCAGCAGTGACCTGAACCTGGCACGGAGGTCATCGGACCACAGGGAAGCCTCCCCTCACACCGAGATGCAGAACAGATGGCTTCCAGGGAACTGCTACCCCCTCACTCATGCGCCGTGCCATTCTCTGTGTTTAGAAATGCAACAGGAGAAGCCCACTGACATAAACAGTGGAAGTTCTCCGAGTACAGTCCCTGAGAGGGACTCACCACCCTTACAACCCACACAAAGACCTTCACCAGAGAGAAACAGGCCACATTTCGGCTAGATGGCACCGAGGGACAATCAGAGTGAAATCACAGAGAACGTGCCTTGAACTAGCCAAGTCTACCGGGCCCACATTTCTTGTGTCAAAGTGCCTCTCAGCGGTGCCAGGCACAGCAGACAAGACAGCGCCACGTTAGGTACTCACAAAGTCGGCTGTACCGTGGAATGATCAGCGACTCAAATTTCTGCTCACTGCACACACACTACCTAATACAGCCCTACGTCCAGGGATGCGGCAGCTCTGGACCGGAAATCTAGATCCCTGATGTCCCTTACGACTCAGTCATCCCCCGTTGAAGgaactattttatttctattagaaATAGAAGtacaggggaaaaaacaaaaaaccaaaccctgAATGTATAAAGATATTTCCCTGTCTCACCAGGTAATTACCTGAAAACTGAAAAGGCGGGAAGGGATTTAGTGCACCACAGCACACCAATACCAGGATTTTAAATGCAGCtatttttacaaatgtaaaacTACAGCAACATCCAAAGAAATCTGGAAGACAGACGTGACTGCTCTGTCCGCCATTCTGTGGAGCCACGCACACAGGTGGACGCGAATAAGCCAAGGAGTATTGAGCAGCAGGAGAACTTCCAGGTGCTAGAACAGTCCGGACTGCTGGGGAAGCGTATTTTCAATGAAGAAGTTGTCTTGTGCTGCAGGCACAGGAACGAGAGCTTTCTTTCTAACACTGCCAGAACATTCTCAGGCTTACAAGATACAAGTAGCAGCTGCTGATTCAAACGGTGTGCTTACACGTGAACAAAAGTGCAAGAAGAGTTTGGACTCTTGGTTCTTGGGCGAGTTCTCCAGAAGAGGCCGGATAAACTGGTCCTCTCCCAGAGCAGATAAACAAGGACTTCCGACCTCGAGACTGAGCCAACGAGGAGGACCTCTGTGTGCCTCGTCCCTGGTAGAGGCTGCTGCTGACAAGCCGAGCTGTGTGTCTAATAACTAACTGTTAACAGCAGAACCAACGGTTCAAAAAAATGCAAGCTCCCCTGTTTCCAGTCTCATTAGGACCACAAATCACACATCCTAAAGAATAAAGAAGCTTCAG encodes:
- the KIAA1191 gene encoding putative monooxygenase p33MONOX isoform X1, with the translated sequence MASRQSEVPALEPSGPLSKMSLPIGTHRRAFSYDDALEDPAPMTPPPSDMGSIPWKPVIPERKYQHLAKVEEGGTSVPSPAMTLSSATDSTDKVPVVKAKATHVIMNSLITKQTQESIQRFEQQAGLRDAGYTPHKGLTAEETKYLRGAEALHKLKLQSGERTREEKPASAQSTPSSTPHSSPKQKPRGWFSSGSSTALPGPNLSTMDSGSRDKDRNSADKWSLFGPRPLQKSDSAGLAAQPYRGAQKPSPMELIRTQAARMAEDPAACKPPRMDIPVVEGKKQLPRTHNLKPRDLNVLTPTGF
- the KIAA1191 gene encoding putative monooxygenase p33MONOX isoform X2, whose amino-acid sequence is MSLPIGTHRRAFSYDDALEDPAPMTPPPSDMGSIPWKPVIPERKYQHLAKVEEGGTSVPSPAMTLSSATDSTDKVPVVKAKATHVIMNSLITKQTQESIQRFEQQAGLRDAGYTPHKGLTAEETKYLRGAEALHKLKLQSGERTREEKPASAQSTPSSTPHSSPKQKPRGWFSSGSSTALPGPNLSTMDSGSRDKDRNSADKWSLFGPRPLQKSDSAGLAAQPYRGAQKPSPMELIRTQAARMAEDPAACKPPRMDIPVVEGKKQLPRTHNLKPRDLNVLTPTGF